Within Marinomonas mediterranea MMB-1, the genomic segment ATGTTTCGCCTGAAGCGGGGTCGACTCAAACGTCGAAAAGGTTAGGCTTTGGTGTGGAGCATGAGGTGTTTGATAATTGGTCCGTGAATGTCGACTACAGTCTAATTACAGCAAGCGTTAAAGAGGGTGAGTCAGAGAGTGCGACGACTATCGGTTTTGCGTACCGTTTTCAATAGAAGAGTATTTTAGAAAAGGTTAATCAAGCTTCTATATCAATACCTTGATATGCTACTGGATGTTCTTCTGACTGAATGTGTTTATGGCTAGGTGTGACATTTCCAACGTACACATAACCTAAGTTGGCGTCCCCTAGTAAAATAGGGGTGATGAGCTTAGGGTTGATTAGCCAAACTCTCAGTCCTTTGGCGTTTTCATATTTTCCGGCCTTTCCTATATCTCCTGCATCCCCCTGCTTTATATCTAACAGTGTTTGTATTTGATCTGCTTCACCATCTTGATCCACGATGAAGGTCAACTCTTTCGGTAAACTCGTTATGTATGAAAGTTCATAAGGCGTCTTGACAGGCTGTGTATCAATTTTCTTTTTAGACTCTTTAAATAGATCAGCTATTTTGGGGGAGCCTAATCCTAGTTCAAGAAATAATGTGAAATCTACAGAGCGACCTTCTTTTGATATCACGGGGACATGCGCAGTAAATTCTTCTATTTTGTGTTTTGATTCATTGACGTCACCAGCATTATTATGACTCAAGGCTCTCGGGATCGGGGGAGTTTGAAGAATAACAGCACGTTTGGTCTGCTTGTTTATTGATTGGAGTGGAATGGTTGGTGTGTGTTTTTTTTCACATTTGTCAAAGACCGCTGCCAAAAGGTTTGCAATTAGGCTGTCTTCAGGCTGAAGTTCATGTGTTTGATCGGTAAAAAGTGCAATTTCTTTTACAGAGTGGGCCTCTGTGCTGATATCTACTTCATCACTAATTAGCTTGGAGTAAGTCGTACGTCGTTTTAACGGCTCATTCTGCTGACCTATCTTAAGGTGTGTTTTAGTGATTGGGTCGATAAAAAGCATATTTCCTCCCGAGTGTTATGAGGTATATCGGCCAATATTCGGGAAGGTTGAATGGATGGTCTATACTAAAATAGTAGACCATCCAACGGGGAACTAGCGTAAAAGGTTTGAAAGCTTCGGATTTTGCTCAAGAGACGCGCGGTAAAACAAAGCAACTTTACCAATGGTTTGAACAATTTCACATTTTAGTATTTTACTTGTTTCGGCGATAAGCTCGTTGCGAACATCGCGATCTACAATACTGTAGCGAATTTTGACAAGCTCGTGGTCTTCAAGTGCGCGATCCATTTCGGTTAGTACGGGTTCAGTAAGACCGTTCCCTGCCACTGTAACAACGGGATTAAGGGAGTGTCCGATTAGCCGGTATTGCTTTTTTTGAGTATTGGTTAGGCTCATAGTTAAAATATCTCATATTAGTTTGTCCTCTTTATTGGAGGCTCGTCACGTTACGCGATATTATAGCGGAATTGGCGATGGATTAGGTAAGAAGAATACAGAATGTCGGATGAGGACTTGTATTTTTTTTTAAGACCCCCAATATGAACCTTTATTATGCCGTTTGTTAATTCTACTCGACCGAAATACTAGGTCTGTTTGGAATCATATTTGGCGACTTGAGTGCTTTGATAGTACTTAAATAAATACAATGTAATTAATGGCTGATTAAAAAAATTGGCGAACGTTAACCGTTAAGAGGTGTGCTCTTGAACGATATGCTTAAAAATATTCTACTGTGGCTTGTGATTGCTGCAGTGCTACTTACGGTCTTTAACAATTTTAATACGACGAGCGAGGCGAATCGCATCTCGTATTCTGAATTTGTTAAAGAAGTTCACGATGGTCGTATCGCTAAAGTTGTTGTTGATGGCTATACCATTAGTGGTAGCAGAACGAGTGGTGACACGTTTGAGACGGTTAGGCCTGCGGCGGCAGACCCTAAAATAATGGATGATTTGCTGAGCAATAATGTGGTTGTTGAAGGTCGCATGCCAGAGCAGCAAAGTATTTGGACTCAGTTGCTGGTTGCCAGTTTCCCTATTTTATTGATTCTCGCGATTTTTATGTTCTTCATGCGCCAAATGCAAGGCGGTGGTGGCGGTAAAGGCGGACCAATGTCATTTGGTAAGTCTAAAGCGAGACTTTTACCTGAAGATCAGATTAAAACGACATTTGCGGATGTCGCAGGGTGTGATGAAGCGAAAGAAGACACGGAAGAGTTGGTTGACTTCTTACGTGAGCCGAGCAAATTTCAACGCTTAGGCGGAAAAATACCTCGCGGTATTTTGATGGCAGGTCCTCCAGGTACGGGTAAAACTTTGTTGGCGAAGGCTATTGCTGGTGAAGCAAAAGTACCATTCTTTACCATTTCGGGTTCTGATTTTGTTGAGATGTTTGTTGGTGTAGGTGCATCGCGTGTTCGTGATATGTTTGAACAAGCCAAGAAGCATGCTCCATGTATTATCTTTATTGATGAGATTGATGCGGTAGGTCGTAACCGTGGCTCTGGTATGGGTGGTGGTAATGACGAACGTGAGCAAACATTGAACCAGCTTTTGGTTGAAATGGATGGTTTTGAAGGTAATGAAGGGATTATTGTTATTGCGGCGACCAACCGTCCAGATGTGCTTGACCCTGCTTTACTACGTCCTGGTCGTTTTGACCGTCAGGTAACGGTTGGTTTGCCTGATATTCGAGGTCGTGAACAGATTTTAAAAGTGCATCTTCGCAAGGTGCCGTGTGACGACGACGTTCAGCCGAAGAACATTGCTCGTGGTACACCAGGTTTCTCTGGTGCAGACCTTGCTAACTTGGTGAATGAGTCGGCTTTGTTTGCTGCGCGCTCTAATCGACGCTTAGTCAATATGGAGCTTTTGGAGCTTGCGAAGGATAAAATCCTAATGGGTGCCGAACGAAAATCCATGGTCATGAAAGAGGAAGAGAAGCGTAATACCGCTTACCATGAAGCGGGTCATGCTATTGTGGGTTATTTGATGCCCGAACACGATCCAGTTTATAAAGTAACGATTATTCCTCGTGGTCGTGCACTTGGTGTCACTATGTATTTACCAGAAGAGGATAAATACAGTTTAAGTAAGCGTGGTATTGAATCTCAGATTTGTAGTCTCTACGGTGGACGTATTGCTGAAGAGATGATTCATGGTTTTGATGGTGTTTCAACTGGCGCTTCAAACGATATTGAACGTGCGACTAGCTTGGCCCGAAATATGGTGACTAAGTGGGGCTTGTCTGAAGAGTTGGGCGCATATGCCTACGAAGAAGATGATAGCAGCGGTGGTTATATTGGTGGCGGTACAGGCAGTAAAGCAAATTACTTCTCGCAAGAGACTGGTAAGAAGCTCGATGCTGAAGTGAAAAGTATTATCAGCTCATGTTACAAGCGCTCTACCGATATTCTAGAAGAAAATCGCTCGAAGCTTGACGTAATGGCGGAAGCGTTAATGCAGTACGAGACGATCGACGCTAAACAGATTAAAGAGATTATGGATGGTAAAACGCCAAGCGCTCCAGAAGGCTGGGGTGATTCGAATGGTGGATCTGGAGACGGTGTAGCTGCTGAAGTTAATGATGAAACAGTGGGGGCTTCTAAGCCGGAAGGTGATTCCCCTGATTCTAATGAGGATCTTGGCGGAGAACCCAATAAGGGTTAGATGCAAAGCTGTTGAAGCTTTTAAGAGAAGTTTAAGTTTTTAATAGGCGAGCATTGAGCTCGCCTATTTTTTTGTTTGATTTGTATCTAGATGTTGAATTTGGTGACACATATGTCGATGATGAATTTTGGCGGTAAGAAACTTGATTTAACGCGCCCTCATGTCATGGGGATTCTTAACGTGACGCCTGACTCCTTTTCTGATGGCGGGAAATTTAATGTGATTGACTCGGCAATGTTCAGAGTTGAGGAAATGCTCTCCGAAGGTGCCTCTTTCATTGATGTTGGTGGTGAGTCGACGCGTCCTGGCGCTGCTCCAGTGTCACTACAAGAAGAATTAGATAGGGTTGTTCCTGTTGTTGAGGCGATTATCGCTAGATTTGATACGATTGTCTCTGTTGATAGTAGCTCACCTGAGGTAATGCGTATCTCTGGTGCGGAAGGTGCGGGGCTCATTAATGATGTGAGGGCGCTTGAACGAGAAGGTGCGATAGATGTCGTATCAGAGTTGGATCTCCCTGTTTGTTTGATGCATATGAAGGGGACGCCAGAAGATATGCAGAACGCGCCAGTGTATGAGTCAGCTCTCAAGGATGTGGTTGGTTATCTTGCTAATAGGGCGAAATTGGCTCAAGACTCGGGGATAAAGAGCTGCAATATATTGGTTGATCCTGGTATTGGATTTGGTAAAAATCGCCAGCATAATTTGACGCTGTTGAATCGCTTGGCTGAATTCAAAGGTTTGGGTTATGAGGTTTTGGTTGGAGCCTCTAGAAAGTCCCTTATAGGTGATGTGCTAAAAGTTGATGTAGGTGATAGGCTATTTGGGAGTATGGGGGTTCATGCTTCAGCCTATTCTAAAGGCGCAAGGATTTTTAGAGTGCACGACGTGCGACCGCATGTCGAAATGTTAGAGATGATGTATCGAATTGAGAGAGAGTCGTAATGCGTAAGTACTTTGGAACAGATGGTATTCGTGGGCAAGTTGGTAAAGGGGTTATTACGCCTGAATTTATGCTTAAACTTGGATGGGCAGCAGGTAAAGTATTTAATGGTCAATCAAAAAATAAAATATTGATTGGTAAGGATACGCGTATTTCTGGCTACATGTTTGAATCGGCGCTTGAGGCGGGTATTGTTGCTGCTGGCGCAGATGTGAGGCTGGTTGGGCCGATGCCAACGCCAGCTATTGCTTATTTGACGCGGACTTTTAGAGCGTGTGCAGGGATCGTGATTAGTGCATCTCATAACCCATACACAGATAATGGGATTAAATTCTTTTCTTCTGAAGGGGGGAAGATTTCTGATGAGCTTGAGGAGGAAATTGAATACTGGCTGGACCAGCCAATGGAAGTGGTTGAATCGGATAAAATAGGGAAGGCAAAAAGAATTGATGACGCCGCTGGACGCTATATTGAGTACTGTAAAGGTACGTTTCCAATTGGTTTACGCATAACTGGCCTTAAAATGGTCTTAGATTGTGCTGATGGTGCTACCTACCATGTTGCTCCAAGAGTGTTTTCCGAGTTAGGGGCTGACGTTATCGTAATTGGTGCGAGTCCAGACGGCCTAAACATTAATGAGGTGAGTGGTGCAACGAAGCCTGAGTTGTTGCAAAAAAATGTGGTTGCACATGGTGCGGATATTGGTATTGCTTTGGATGGCGATGGCGATCGATTGATTCTCGTTGATAAGTTTGGGAAAGTTTGTGATGGCGACGATGTGCTTTATATTATTGCCAATCATTTGAGTTCAAAAGGCCAGTTCTCTGGTGGTGTAGTCGGTACACTAATGACTAACTTTGGATTGGAGTTGGCGCTGTCTGAACGCGGTGTTGGTTTTAGTCGTGCCAATGTTGGTGATCGATATGTAAATGAAAAGTTGACTCAGCATGGTTGGTCTTTGGGTGGAGAGCCTTCCGGGCACATTGTGTGTAAATCAATTACAACAACCGGAGATGGGATTATCGCAGCGTTGCAGATTTTGCAAGCAATGTTAGAAGAAGGAAAACCACTTCATGAGTTGCTTGAGGGGTTGGTGAAATTCCCTCAAAAGCTAAAAAACATTCGGGTAAAAGAGCGCTTTATACCGTCTGAGGTACCTGCTTTACAAAAGGCAATTGCTCACGCTAACGAGCGTCTAAATGGATCTGGTCGCGTGTTATTGCGTGCTTCAGGAACTGAGCCTTTAATACGTGTAATGGTAGAGGGTCGTGATGATGAATTGGTTTCGGATTTGATAGATTATCTATCGGCTGAAGTGCAGAAAGTGATTTAGTAAACGTTAGTTTTAAGTGTGGCAGATCGGTTGGTTTGTAGCTGATTGACTGATTAGTCGTGATTTAGTGCAATTATCGCTTGATTCTGGGGGCAGCTTTCTCTAGAATCTTGCATCGAATTTAGGAGGGTGTGATGTCTCGACGTAAGATTGTTGCAGGAAACTGGAAACTGAACGGCTCTAAGGATTTTTTACAGAATATTGTAGAAACTCTTGTGTCGGTTAATGATGTTGATGTCGTTATCGCGCCCCCATTTCCCTATTTGGAAAAAGCATCTGCTTTGGTCGCTGATCTAAATGGTTTGAGTGTTTCCGCACAGAACGTATCCTCGTATAGCGATGGTGCTTTTACTGGCGAAGTTTCTGTAGCGATGTTGAAAGATATTGGTGCTGACTCAGTGATTGTAGGTCACTCTGAACGACGTGAATTGTTTGGTGAAACCGATGCTATTGTCGCTGAGAAAATATCTCAAGTACTTAAGTTTGGGTTGACTCCAATTTTATGTGTCGGTGAAACGTTAGAGCAGCGAGAACAAGGTTCTACAATTGAAGTATGTTCGACTCAAATAAAGAGCGTGCTTGATGTTGTTGGTGCGGAAAACTTTGATAATGTTGTAATTGCCTATGAACCCGTTTGGGCGATTGGCACAGGGAAGTCAGCTTCAAGTGCAGAGGCTCAAGAAGTTCATGCATCGATTAGGAAGCTACTTTCTGAATCTCTCGAAGGTTTGGGTAAAAAAGTCAGTATTCTTTACGGCGGAAGTGTGAAAGCAGCGAATGCTAAAGAGCTTTTTGAGCAGGAAGATATTGATGGAGCGCTGGTTGGCGGTGCTTCTTTGAAAGTAGAAGAGTTTAACGAGATTATTAAGGCGGCTGGAATTTAATGGAAGCGCTAATTTTAGTAGTACATGTGTTGGCTGCAGTTGCAATTATTGCTCTTGTTTTATTGCAACAGGGTAAAGGTGCTGACGCTGGGGCTTCATTTGGTGGCGGTGCCTCTCAAACAGTATTTGGTAGTCAAGGCGGAAGTAGCTTTTTTGGTCGTATGACGGCTTTTTTTGCGCTTGTGTTTTTCTTGACTAGCTTTGGCTTAGCATACGTTGCGAGCGAGAAAGCGAAAAGTGTCTCTGGTGCGTTAGATTTTGTTCCTCAAGCGCCAGTTGTTGAGTCTGAAGATAGTTTGCCTCAATTGGACACAACTGAAGTAGGATCTGATATACCTTCTAACTAACTTGATCGGCATGTAATTGATGTTGATTGAGTTTTAGATTGCCGATGTGGTGGAATTGGTAGACACGCCATCTTGAGGGGGTGGTGGCCTACGGCTGTGCCGGTTCGAGTCCGGCCATCGGCACCAATTTGTTGGATAATTTTTTGAGAGTGTTATAATGCTCTCAATTTGGCGCGGGGTGGAGCAGTCTGGTAGCTCGTCGGGCTCATAACCCGAAGGTCGTCGGTTCAAATCCGGCCTCCGCAACCAACTTTTTGATTCCAATTGTTATTTATAATAGTTGGGATGTTGTCAGAAAGCCCCATATGGGGTTTTTTGCTATGTGGAATATATGATGTAAATGGGCCTTGTGCCCGTTTTTTGTTTGTGGGTTTTAAACCTAAGTAACGTGTAGGTCTCAGTAGGAGAGATGCTTTGTCTGCCAAACACACATTAATTGAAGAGCTTATTCGACCTGTTGTTGAAGGGTTAGGCTTCCAGTTTTGGGGGATGGAGTACATTTCTCAGGGCAAGCACTCAGTTTTAAGAATATTTATCGAAACGGATAAAGAGAAAGGGATCGACGTAGAAGATTGTGCACAAGTGAGTCGTCAGGTGAGTTCTATTCTTGACGTTGAGGATCCAATCACGGGTGAATACAATTTAGAAGTGTCATCACCAGGTCTCGATAGGCCGTTATTTGAACTGTCTCAATATGAATCTTACGTTGGGTCGGTCGTTGCTCTTAAATTACGTGTTCCCTTTGATGGGCGTCGTAAGTTTAAGGGGCAACTTACAGGTGTTGAAGGTGATGAGGTAGTTATCCTTGTCGATCAAGAAGAGTATTTGTTGCCCATCGAGTTGATCGAGAAAGCCAATATTGTTCCACAATTTTAAGTTTAACCTTTAAAGAGAGGCTAAAAGGATGAGCAAAGAAATTCTTTTGGTAGCTGAAGCAGTTTCCAACGAAAAAGATGTCCCGAAACAAGTCATTTTTGAAGCAGTTGAGACAGCATTAGCTAGCGCGGCGAAACGTCGTTTTGAAGAAGATGTTAAGATTCGAGTGTCTATAGATCAGCGCACTGGAGATTACAACACATTTCGTCAGTGGAACATCGTAGCTGATGAAGATTATTCGTACCCAGATTCCGAACTTACAATAGATGACTCTGTTGAGCAAAGTCTAGGTTTAGCGATAGGCGAAATATACGAAGAAGAAATTCCTTCTGAAGAGTTTGGTCGCATTGCCGCTCAAACTGCTAAGCAGGTTATTGTACAAAAAGTACGTGAAGCTGAACGTGCCAAGGTTGTTGCGAGATACAGCGAGAAAGTCGGTAAACTGGTACATGGACAAGTTAAAAAAGTAACACGTGACAGCTTGATCGTAGACCTAGGTGAAAATGCGGAAGCGGCATTACCAAAAGATCAGTTGATCAATCGCGAAATGTTCCGTATGAACGATCGGATTCGTGCTCTTTTATCTGAAATTCGCGAAGACGGTAGAGGCCCACAGTTGGTCCTTTCTCGTAACGTGCCAGAATTCATGATTGAGTTGTTTAAGCTAGAAGTGCCTGAGATCGCTGAAGAAGTGATCGAAATTCGTGGCGCGTCTCGCGATCCAGGTTTGCGAGCTAAAATAGCAGTTAAAACGAACGACCGCCGTATCGATCCTATCGGCGCATGTGTTGGTATGCGTGGTGCACGCGTACAAGCCGTATCGAATGAAATGAATGGTGAACGTGTAGATATCGTGTTGTGGGATGATAATCCTGCGCAGCTTGTTATTAACGCGATGGCGCCAGCAGAGGTCGATTCGATTGTTATCGATGAAGATGCTCATTCTATGGATGTTGCTGTAAAAAGTGACAACTTAGCGCAAGCCATTGGTCGAAATGGCCAAAACGTTCGTTTAGCGACGTCATTAACAGGTTGGGCATTGAATGTCATGACCAGTGAAGAAGCGCAAAGTAAGCAGCAAGAAGAGTCTCAGAAGCTTATCGATGTGTTTGTGAACTCATTGGATATCGATGATGACTTAGCATTGCAATTAGTTGACGAAGGTTTCGAAACGCTTGAGGAAGTCGCATACGTTCCAATGGAAGAAATGCTGGACATCGACGGCTTTGATGAAGACCTTGTGAACGAATTGCGTTCTAGAGCAAAAGAGAGCCTATTGAATCAGGCATTGCAGGCAGAAGAAAAGCTAGATGATGCTAAGCCTGCTGAAGATTTGTTGACGATGGAAGGAATGGACAGCCACCTTGCGCTTGTATTTGCGTCTAAGGGGATTATTACAATGGAAGATCTTGCTGAGCAATCTGTCGACGAATTGTTAGAAATAGAAGGTATTACCGAAGAACGCGCCGCGTCTCTTATCTTGACAGCTCGCGCACCTTGGTTTGCTGAATCCGAATAAATCTGAGTAAAAGGGGGAACTTAATGACAGTTCAAACCGTAAAAAAATTGGCTGAATTGGTGAGTACACCAGTGGAAAAGCTGCTAACTCAGATGAAAGATGCTGGCCTTCCTCAAACTAAGGAAGATCAAGATGTCTCTGATGTAGAAAAGCAAATTTTGTTGAACTTTCTAAAACGTCAGCACGGCGAAGAAGAAACAGGTTCTCAAAAAATTACGCTACAACGTAAGAAAACCAGTACGCTGTCTAGTGATGGTAAAGCAGTAAACGTTGCTGTTAAAAAGAAACGTACTTATGTTAAACGTGTTGAAGCGGATGATGATCTAAAAGTTCAGCAGGAAGAATCTGCTAAACGTCAGGCCGAAGAGCAAGCTCGTATTGAAGCGGAAGAAGCCGCTAGGCTTGCAGCTGAAAAGGCTGAAGCAGAACGTTTAGAAGCAGAAAAGGCGGCAAAGGCTAAAGCTGAAGCCGAAGAAAAAGCGCGTTTAGAAGCTCAGGCAAAAGAAGCAGAAGCTCAAAAACAAGCGGAATTAAAAAAGGAGCAGCGTAGCTCCGACACAGGAGCGAAAGAACTCGTGGACAAACCAAAAGAGTCTAAAACAAATCGCAAAGCAACACCTCCAGCAATGGATGGCGCTAAGAAATCTGCTGTTGCTCCAAAAGGTAAGAAAGGTGCGCCAAGGCAGTCTGATTCAGAAGGCAAATCAAATCGTGGTCGCAACCAAGATCCAAAACGTCATTCTCGTATCGATGTTACTGGTGAAGAAGAGTTTGGTCGCCGTAAATTAGGGCGTAAGAGTAAGAAGTCAAATAATAAGCAAGAGCATGGCTTCCAAAAACCAACTGCGCCAATGATTCATGAAGTTGCTATCCCAGAAAGTATCACCGTAGCTGATTTAGCTGAAAGAATGGCTGTTAAAGGCGCGGAAGTAATTAAAGTGATGTTTAAAATGGGCGCTATGGCGACCATTAACCAAACGATAGACCGTGATACTGCAACGTTAGTTGTAGAGGAAATGGGTCATAAAGTTAAGTTTATCGATGAAAATGCGGTCGAAAACGACGTGGTTGATGCGATTGACTACGAGGGTGAGCTTGTAGCACGTGCGCCAGTTGTGACGGTTATGGGTCACGTTGACCATGGTAAAACGTCATTACTTGACTACATTCGTACCACTCGTGTAGCAGCAGGAGAGTCTGGCGGTATCACACAGCATATCGGCGCATATCACGTAGAAACGCCACATGGTATGGTGAGTTTCCTTGATACACCTGGACACGCAGCGTTCACAGCTATGCGTGCTCGTGGTGCTCAAGCGACAGATATTGTTATCCTTGTTTGTGCTGCCGACGATGGTGTTATGCCACAAACAATTGAAGCGATTCAGCATGCTCGCGCTGCAGAAGTTCCTATGGTTGTGGCTATTACGAAAGTCGACAAGCCTTCTGCGGATTTAGAGCGAGTTAAAAATGAACTTGTTGCTCAAGAAGTTGTACCAGAGGAATGGGGTGGCGATGTTCAGTTTGTGGGCGTTTCCGCTAAGTCTGGTGAAGGTATTGATGAGCTACTTGATGCAATATTGCTTCAATCAGAAGTACTAGAGCTTACGGCTGTGCCAAGCGCGCCTGCGAAAGGCGTGGTTGTTGAGGCACGTTTGGACCGAGGTCGCGGTTCTGTTGCAACCTTGCTTGTTCAAAATGGTACCTTGAAACAAGGCGATATTGTTTTGGCTGGTTTGAATATGGGGCGTGTACGTGCGCTTCTAGATGAAAACGGCAAAACTATTAAGGGTGCAGGGCCTTCTATTCCTGTTGAAATTTTAGGTTTGGACGGTACACCTGAAGCCGGTGAAGAATTTGTTGTGGTGGCAGATGAGCGTAAAGCTCGTGAAGTTGCTAACTTCCGTCAAGGTAAATACCGTGAAGTACGTTTCGCTCGCCAACACTCTGCTAAGCTTGAAAACTTGTTTAGTGAAATGGGTAAAGACGAAGTTCGTACGCTAAATGTTGTATTGAAAGCCGATGTTCGTGGTTCATTGGAAGCTTTGATCAAGTCTTTGACAGACCTTAGCAACGATGAGGTAAAAGTGAACGTCGTATCGAGCGGTGTTGGCGGTATTACTGAGACTGATGCGACATTAGCGCTTGCTTCTGAAGCTGTTATCTTCGGTTTTAACGTTCGTGCAGACAGTTCGGCTAAACAATTCATTGAGCGTGAAAGTGTAGATCTTCGTTACTATAGCGTTATCTATAACATTATCGATGATGTGAAGCAGGCCCTTTCTGGCATGTTGACACCAGATCTTCGTGAAGACATTGTTGGTACTGCTGAAGTACGTGATGTATTCCGTTCACCTAAGTTTGGCTTAGTTGCTGGTTGTATGGTGATCGAAGGTACGGTTTACCGTAACGATAAAATTCGCGTACTTCGTGATAATGTTGTTATATATGAAGGTGAGCTTGAGTCTTTACGCCGTTTCAAAGATGCTGTAAATGATGTTCGTCAGGGCATGGAATGTGGTATCGGTGTGAAGAATTATAATGATGTGAAAGTGGGTGATAAGATCGAGGTCTTTAAGACGATCGAAGTCGCTCGCTCTCTATAAAGGGAAAATAAATGGCAGGCGAATTTAGTCGTACTAGTCGTATTGGTGACCAGCTCCAAAAGGAGCTGGCGTCCCTCATTCAGTTCGAAGTGAAAGACCCGCGTTTGGGTTTTGTTACGATCAATGAAGTGCGTGTAGCGAAAGATTTGGGTTACGCCGATGTTTACTACACCGTTCTTGGTATTGATGAAGACCCTAAAAAGTTAGCTGATAATCAAGTCGCTTTAGACAGTGCTAAAAGCTTTTTAAGACATCGATTGTCTAAAGAGGTTAAATTACGAGTAATGCCTCATTTACGCTTTCATTATGACCAAAGTGTTGTGAATGGTGCTCGTATGTCTGCATTGATTGATGATGCAATTCGCAAAGATCAAAGCTCGGATTCATCAGAAGAATAAGTTTGAACTATGGGTAAGACACAATGGCGTCAGGTTGATGGCGTCGTTTTATTAAATAAACCTCTTGGTCTTAGCTCTAATCAAGCTTTGCAAAGAGTGCGCCGATTGTATCGTGCTGCAAAAGCGGGCCATACAGGCGCACTTGATCCCCTTGCTACCGGAATGTTGCCTTTGTGTTTGGGAGAAGCTACAAAGTTTTCCCAATTTCTACTTGATGCGGATAAACGATACATTACGTGTATTGAGTTGGGTGCAACGACGACGACCGGCGACAAAGAAGGAGAAGTGCTTAGCACGGATCCTGTTCCAGTACTGTCTGATAGTGAGCTTGAAACATTACTCGATCGCTTTCGGGGTGACATTAATCAGGTTCCGCCTATGTATTCCGCGCTTAAGCATGAGGGAAAACCTCTGTACGAGTAT encodes:
- the rbfA gene encoding 30S ribosome-binding factor RbfA, encoding MAGEFSRTSRIGDQLQKELASLIQFEVKDPRLGFVTINEVRVAKDLGYADVYYTVLGIDEDPKKLADNQVALDSAKSFLRHRLSKEVKLRVMPHLRFHYDQSVVNGARMSALIDDAIRKDQSSDSSEE
- the infB gene encoding translation initiation factor IF-2, which produces MTVQTVKKLAELVSTPVEKLLTQMKDAGLPQTKEDQDVSDVEKQILLNFLKRQHGEEETGSQKITLQRKKTSTLSSDGKAVNVAVKKKRTYVKRVEADDDLKVQQEESAKRQAEEQARIEAEEAARLAAEKAEAERLEAEKAAKAKAEAEEKARLEAQAKEAEAQKQAELKKEQRSSDTGAKELVDKPKESKTNRKATPPAMDGAKKSAVAPKGKKGAPRQSDSEGKSNRGRNQDPKRHSRIDVTGEEEFGRRKLGRKSKKSNNKQEHGFQKPTAPMIHEVAIPESITVADLAERMAVKGAEVIKVMFKMGAMATINQTIDRDTATLVVEEMGHKVKFIDENAVENDVVDAIDYEGELVARAPVVTVMGHVDHGKTSLLDYIRTTRVAAGESGGITQHIGAYHVETPHGMVSFLDTPGHAAFTAMRARGAQATDIVILVCAADDGVMPQTIEAIQHARAAEVPMVVAITKVDKPSADLERVKNELVAQEVVPEEWGGDVQFVGVSAKSGEGIDELLDAILLQSEVLELTAVPSAPAKGVVVEARLDRGRGSVATLLVQNGTLKQGDIVLAGLNMGRVRALLDENGKTIKGAGPSIPVEILGLDGTPEAGEEFVVVADERKAREVANFRQGKYREVRFARQHSAKLENLFSEMGKDEVRTLNVVLKADVRGSLEALIKSLTDLSNDEVKVNVVSSGVGGITETDATLALASEAVIFGFNVRADSSAKQFIERESVDLRYYSVIYNIIDDVKQALSGMLTPDLREDIVGTAEVRDVFRSPKFGLVAGCMVIEGTVYRNDKIRVLRDNVVIYEGELESLRRFKDAVNDVRQGMECGIGVKNYNDVKVGDKIEVFKTIEVARSL